Proteins encoded together in one Paracidovorax wautersii window:
- a CDS encoding acyl-CoA dehydrogenase, whose protein sequence is MGIASLVGRFAMAPFAKALPVMGDTERAALEAGTVGFEGRLFAGQPEFNALIATGPNQLTAEEQAFLDNEVRTLCGMLDDFSIDSARDLPPEVWQYLREKRFFGMIIPKEWGGLGFGHFAHATVVTRLASVNVSAAVTAMVPNSLGPAELLLHYGTDAQKQHYLPRLADGRDLPCFGLTSPYAGSDAASIPDRGILTTREIDGRPVRGFSVTFSKRYITLAPVATVVGLAFNARDDSRPEGERDLGITCALIPVPTPGMQIGRRHRPMDSAFMNGPIVGEDVFVPMDWIIGGEAQVGQGWRMLMECLAAGRAISLPALGAATQQSSVFIANGYGKVREQFGMPIGKFDAIAGIIAGMAAELYATDAARRFTAAALDQGAQPSVASAILKVHLTEAGRTSINHAMDILGGKGIINGPSNLLSVAYRHMPVAITVEGANILTRSLIIFGQGAVRCHPYVMAEMQAVEHKDEEALGQALLGHGGHVARNLWRSLFGAPVVGSPPQELAKEAALLARLSAKYALTCDVAMGLLGGRLKRMELLSSRLGDCLAHLYMASACIWRYTAEGDAQMLPLAQAGLRMQLDAAEEVLKDLYANLPTPGRRLLGRMVLSRTSHLAPLRDVQMLALAKLLRENAAVVQRLCPDVSLPKGGGLVDLIQALDLAAQLGDEATQQLNKLVRRTGSFEEAAAGMPNPALALAYLQAADKVIQVDDFEA, encoded by the coding sequence ATGGGCATTGCATCACTCGTCGGTCGATTCGCCATGGCGCCGTTTGCCAAGGCCTTGCCGGTCATGGGCGACACCGAGCGCGCGGCGCTGGAGGCGGGCACGGTGGGCTTCGAGGGGCGCTTGTTCGCAGGCCAGCCCGAATTCAATGCGCTGATCGCCACGGGGCCGAACCAGCTGACGGCCGAGGAGCAGGCGTTTCTCGACAACGAGGTGCGCACGCTGTGCGGCATGCTGGACGACTTCTCCATCGACTCGGCGCGGGATCTGCCGCCCGAGGTGTGGCAGTACCTGCGGGAGAAGCGCTTCTTCGGCATGATCATTCCCAAGGAGTGGGGTGGCCTGGGCTTCGGCCACTTCGCCCACGCGACCGTGGTGACCCGGCTGGCCTCGGTCAACGTATCGGCCGCGGTCACGGCCATGGTGCCGAACTCGCTGGGGCCTGCCGAGCTGCTGCTGCACTACGGCACCGATGCGCAGAAGCAGCATTACCTGCCTCGGCTGGCCGATGGCCGCGATCTGCCGTGCTTTGGCCTGACGTCTCCGTATGCCGGCTCCGATGCCGCCTCCATTCCCGACCGCGGCATTCTGACCACCCGCGAGATCGACGGCCGGCCCGTGCGCGGCTTCAGCGTCACGTTTTCCAAGCGCTACATCACCCTGGCGCCGGTGGCGACCGTGGTGGGCCTGGCCTTCAACGCCCGCGATGACAGCCGGCCGGAGGGCGAGCGCGACCTGGGCATCACCTGCGCGCTGATTCCCGTGCCCACGCCCGGCATGCAGATCGGCCGCCGCCATCGGCCCATGGACAGTGCCTTCATGAACGGGCCGATCGTGGGCGAGGACGTGTTCGTGCCCATGGACTGGATCATCGGCGGGGAAGCACAGGTTGGCCAGGGCTGGCGCATGCTGATGGAGTGCCTGGCGGCTGGCCGTGCCATCTCGCTGCCGGCCCTGGGCGCGGCCACGCAGCAAAGCTCGGTCTTCATCGCGAACGGCTACGGCAAGGTGCGCGAACAGTTCGGCATGCCCATCGGCAAGTTCGATGCCATCGCCGGCATCATCGCCGGCATGGCCGCCGAGCTGTATGCGACCGACGCGGCGCGGCGCTTCACGGCGGCCGCGCTGGACCAGGGCGCACAGCCCAGCGTGGCCAGCGCCATCCTGAAGGTGCATTTGACGGAGGCCGGCCGCACATCGATCAACCACGCGATGGACATTCTGGGTGGCAAGGGCATCATCAACGGGCCGTCCAACCTGCTGTCGGTGGCGTACCGGCACATGCCTGTGGCGATCACGGTGGAGGGGGCCAACATCCTCACCCGGTCGCTCATCATCTTTGGGCAAGGGGCGGTGCGCTGCCACCCGTATGTGATGGCCGAGATGCAGGCCGTGGAGCATAAGGACGAAGAGGCGCTGGGCCAGGCACTGCTGGGGCATGGCGGGCATGTGGCCCGCAACCTCTGGCGCAGCCTGTTCGGGGCACCTGTGGTCGGATCACCGCCCCAGGAGCTGGCCAAGGAGGCCGCACTGCTGGCCCGCCTGAGCGCCAAGTATGCGTTGACCTGCGATGTGGCCATGGGCTTGCTGGGCGGCCGGCTCAAGCGCATGGAGCTGCTGTCGTCGCGTCTGGGCGATTGCCTGGCGCACCTCTACATGGCCAGTGCCTGCATCTGGCGCTACACCGCGGAAGGCGATGCGCAGATGCTGCCCCTGGCGCAGGCCGGTTTGCGCATGCAGCTGGATGCGGCCGAGGAAGTGCTGAAAGACTTGTATGCCAATCTGCCTACGCCGGGGCGGCGTCTGCTGGGCCGCATGGTGTTGAGCCGCACATCCCACCTGGCGCCATTGCGTGACGTTCAGATGCTGGCCCTGGCCAAGCTGCTGCGCGAGAATGCGGCCGTGGTGCAGCGGCTGTGCCCCGATGTGAGCCTGCCCAAGGGCGGCGGGCTGGTCGATCTGATCCAGGCGCTGGACCTGGCGGCGCAACTGGGAGATGAGGCGACCCAGCAATTGAACAAGCTGGTGCGGCGCACGGGGTCGTTCGAGGAGGCTGCCGCCGGCATGCCCAACCCGGCGCTGGCACTGGCCTATCTGCAAGCGGCGGACAAGGTGATCCAGGTGGATGACTTCGAGGCTTGA
- a CDS encoding four-carbon acid sugar kinase family protein translates to MAAPLFGWYGDDFTGATDTLAVLAQAGLRAMLFMGVPSAEALAAAGPLDAVGIAGAARAMPPEAMRAELAPVGRFFEQAAPTVLHYKVCSTFDSAPHVGNIACAIQTLHPRVAHRWVPIVGGQPSLGRYCAFSHLFAAAGSGGAVHRIDRHPTMRQHPVTPMDESDLRLHLARQGLEGITALHYPQYAESPALLDAALKRLLEGDTTCVPTLLDLTHSDQLAPVGRLLWEQSQRHGRLLAVGSSAVAQALVAHWARPAAKSTPPLRNSDGPVFAWAGSLSPLTAAQVQAATAYQRIAVNGAQLGSDPTYAQSLQDTICTLLRNGQHVLAYTGPTEGSTAPVASAAPVAQASAALVARVVQAQADHGTPLRRVGIAGGDTSSHAVQALQLWGLSYGTTLCPGVTISVAHSPDRGRHGMELMLKGGQMGGVDLFERLLSG, encoded by the coding sequence ATGGCCGCGCCCCTGTTCGGCTGGTACGGCGACGACTTCACGGGCGCCACCGATACGCTGGCCGTGCTGGCCCAGGCCGGCCTGCGCGCCATGCTGTTCATGGGCGTGCCCAGCGCCGAGGCCCTGGCCGCCGCCGGGCCGCTGGACGCCGTCGGCATCGCCGGCGCCGCGCGCGCCATGCCCCCCGAGGCCATGCGCGCCGAACTGGCCCCCGTGGGCCGCTTCTTCGAGCAGGCGGCACCGACGGTCCTGCACTACAAGGTGTGCTCCACCTTCGACAGTGCCCCCCACGTGGGCAACATCGCCTGTGCGATCCAGACGCTGCACCCCCGCGTGGCCCACCGTTGGGTGCCCATCGTGGGCGGGCAACCCAGCCTGGGGCGCTACTGCGCGTTCAGCCACCTGTTCGCCGCGGCAGGCAGCGGCGGCGCCGTGCATCGCATCGACCGCCACCCCACCATGCGCCAGCACCCGGTAACGCCCATGGACGAGTCCGACCTGCGGCTGCACCTGGCGCGCCAGGGCCTGGAGGGCATCACCGCGCTGCACTATCCGCAGTACGCCGAATCGCCCGCGTTACTGGACGCTGCGCTGAAGCGCCTGCTGGAGGGCGACACCACCTGCGTGCCCACGTTGCTGGACCTGACGCATTCCGACCAACTGGCCCCGGTGGGCCGCCTGCTCTGGGAGCAGTCGCAACGCCACGGCCGCCTGCTGGCCGTGGGCTCCAGCGCCGTGGCCCAGGCCCTGGTAGCGCACTGGGCCCGGCCGGCGGCAAAGAGCACGCCACCACTGAGAAATTCCGATGGCCCCGTGTTCGCCTGGGCTGGCAGCCTTTCGCCCCTGACCGCCGCCCAGGTGCAGGCCGCCACCGCCTACCAGCGCATCGCCGTGAACGGCGCGCAGCTGGGCAGCGACCCCACCTACGCGCAGTCCTTGCAAGACACGATCTGCACCTTGCTGCGTAACGGCCAGCATGTGCTGGCCTACACCGGCCCCACGGAGGGCAGCACGGCTCCCGTCGCTTCGGCCGCTCCCGTCGCGCAGGCCAGCGCCGCCCTGGTGGCCCGCGTGGTGCAGGCCCAGGCCGACCACGGCACCCCGCTGCGCCGCGTAGGGATTGCGGGTGGAGACACGTCCAGCCACGCCGTGCAGGCGCTGCAGTTGTGGGGGCTGTCGTACGGGACGACGCTGTGCCCCGGCGTCACCATCAGCGTCGCCCACAGCCCGGACCGGGGCCGCCATGGCATGGAGCTGATGCTGAAGGGGGGGCAGATGGGCGGGGTGGATTTGTTCGAGAGGCTGCTGAGCGGGTAG
- a CDS encoding Fic family protein has protein sequence MPSEARIEPLLSKAGDLARDATLLAGKRVPPELRVLLRSMNSYYTNRIEGQHTRPHEIEQALRQDFSANKELAARQRLAVAHIEAEAVLERRYAGDGGVRALYSVAAVQDVHRELFARLPPGDLEVPQGQTVAPGAWRDQEVRVGQHIAPAAASVPQFIDCWAQRYGAVRRGEAALVAMACAHQRLGWIHPFMDGNGRAMRLHSHVILNAQGYTNGLWSPLRGFARGQDRYYALLADADSLRRGDLDGRGNLSEQALIAWADYVLDVCRDQVQFMARMLDFDLIKDRIEAALVFESAVLKSGVRKEALRPLHYLFLSGEEMARGEFKTMLGLSDRLATDALGALVKRGLLKSDSPQGKVRFGLPQHALRFLFPRLWPEAEADVQP, from the coding sequence ATGCCGTCAGAAGCACGTATCGAGCCCTTGCTATCCAAGGCAGGGGATCTGGCGCGTGACGCGACCTTGCTGGCGGGCAAGCGGGTGCCGCCGGAACTGCGCGTGCTGTTGCGCAGCATGAACTCGTATTACACGAATCGCATCGAAGGGCAGCACACCCGTCCGCACGAGATCGAGCAGGCCCTGCGGCAGGACTTCTCGGCCAACAAGGAACTGGCTGCGCGCCAGCGCCTGGCCGTGGCCCATATCGAGGCAGAGGCAGTGCTGGAGCGGCGTTATGCCGGTGACGGCGGCGTGCGTGCGCTGTACAGCGTGGCGGCAGTGCAGGACGTGCACCGGGAACTGTTTGCCCGCCTGCCGCCCGGCGATCTGGAAGTTCCACAGGGGCAGACGGTCGCGCCGGGAGCGTGGCGGGATCAAGAAGTCCGGGTGGGCCAGCACATCGCTCCTGCTGCGGCCAGCGTGCCGCAGTTCATCGACTGCTGGGCCCAGCGCTATGGCGCAGTGCGCCGGGGCGAAGCGGCGCTGGTCGCCATGGCCTGCGCCCACCAGCGGCTGGGCTGGATCCACCCGTTCATGGATGGCAATGGCCGCGCCATGCGGTTGCACTCCCATGTGATCTTGAATGCGCAGGGCTACACCAATGGCCTCTGGTCGCCCTTGCGTGGCTTCGCGCGGGGACAAGATCGCTACTACGCCTTGCTGGCCGATGCCGACAGCCTCCGACGCGGTGATCTGGATGGCCGGGGCAATCTGAGCGAACAGGCGCTGATCGCCTGGGCCGATTACGTGCTGGATGTGTGCCGGGACCAAGTGCAGTTCATGGCGCGTATGCTGGATTTCGATCTGATCAAGGACCGGATCGAGGCGGCGCTGGTGTTCGAGTCGGCGGTGTTGAAGTCGGGGGTACGCAAAGAGGCGCTGCGGCCCTTGCATTACCTCTTCCTGAGCGGCGAGGAAATGGCGCGGGGCGAATTCAAGACGATGCTGGGACTGAGCGACCGCCTGGCTACCGATGCGCTGGGCGCGCTGGTCAAGCGCGGCCTGCTCAAAAGCGATAGTCCCCAGGGCAAGGTGCGGTTTGGACTGCCGCAGCATGCGCTGCGGTTTCTGTTTCCCAGGCTGTGGCCAGAAGCCGAGGCGGACGTGCAGCCTTGA
- the aceF gene encoding dihydrolipoyllysine-residue acetyltransferase, whose product MALVDIQVPDIGDFDEVGVIEVLVKPGDTVKAEQSLITVESDKASMEIPSSHAGTVKEIKVAIGDKVKQGSVIVVVESADAGASEQKSAPAPAAQAPDAIKSEATAAPAPSAPAPAPAAAAGPIEVRIPDIGDFKDVAVIEVLVKVGDTVKEEQSLFTVESDKASMEIPSPAAGVVKELKIKIGDTVNIGDFVAVLEGTAPAAAAPAPQPAAAPAPQAPAESQAPAAAPAAAAASAPATAPAAAPAPHAPGAAPVGLPHASPSVRKFARELGVPLDELKGTGPKGRITQEDIQAFTKSVMAGGVQTKAQAAKAPAGGGGSGVGLDVLPWPKVDFAKFGAVDRKDLSRIKKISGANLHRNWVMIPHVTNNDEADITELEAFRVSTNKENEKSGVKVTMLAFVIKAVVAALKKFPEFNTSLDGDTLVYKQYFNIGFAADTPNGLVVPVLKDADKKGIIQISQEMGDLAKKARDGKLGAADMQGGCFSISSLGGIGGTHFTPIINAPEVAILGLSKGQMKPVWDGKQFVPRLVLPLSLSYDHRVIDGASAARFNAYLGQVLADYRRILL is encoded by the coding sequence ATGGCATTGGTAGACATCCAGGTCCCGGACATCGGGGACTTCGACGAAGTGGGCGTGATCGAGGTGCTGGTCAAGCCCGGCGACACGGTCAAGGCCGAGCAGTCGCTCATCACGGTGGAATCGGACAAGGCATCGATGGAAATCCCGTCGAGTCACGCCGGCACCGTCAAGGAGATCAAGGTCGCCATTGGCGACAAGGTCAAGCAGGGCTCCGTCATCGTGGTGGTGGAATCGGCCGACGCTGGTGCATCCGAGCAAAAATCGGCTCCAGCGCCCGCTGCACAAGCGCCAGATGCTATCAAATCGGAAGCGACTGCCGCGCCGGCACCCTCGGCGCCTGCACCGGCACCCGCCGCTGCCGCCGGCCCGATCGAGGTACGCATTCCCGATATCGGCGACTTCAAGGACGTGGCTGTCATCGAAGTGCTGGTGAAGGTGGGCGACACGGTGAAGGAAGAGCAGTCGCTCTTCACCGTGGAATCCGACAAGGCTTCGATGGAGATCCCGTCGCCCGCCGCTGGCGTGGTGAAGGAACTCAAGATCAAGATCGGCGACACGGTCAACATCGGCGACTTCGTGGCGGTGCTGGAAGGCACGGCCCCGGCGGCTGCCGCACCGGCGCCCCAGCCCGCGGCGGCTCCTGCACCCCAGGCCCCGGCTGAATCGCAGGCACCAGCGGCCGCACCGGCCGCGGCTGCGGCGTCGGCGCCTGCAACCGCACCCGCTGCAGCACCCGCGCCGCACGCTCCCGGCGCTGCGCCGGTCGGCCTGCCGCACGCATCGCCCTCCGTGCGCAAGTTCGCGCGCGAGCTCGGCGTGCCGCTCGATGAACTGAAGGGCACGGGCCCCAAGGGCCGCATCACGCAGGAAGACATCCAGGCCTTCACCAAGTCGGTGATGGCCGGCGGCGTGCAGACCAAAGCCCAGGCGGCCAAGGCCCCTGCCGGCGGCGGCGGATCGGGCGTGGGTCTGGACGTGCTGCCATGGCCGAAGGTCGACTTCGCCAAGTTCGGCGCCGTGGATCGCAAGGACCTCTCGCGCATCAAGAAGATCAGCGGCGCCAACCTGCACCGCAACTGGGTGATGATCCCCCACGTCACCAACAACGACGAGGCCGACATCACCGAACTGGAAGCCTTCCGCGTCTCCACCAACAAGGAGAACGAGAAGTCCGGCGTGAAGGTGACCATGCTCGCCTTCGTGATCAAGGCCGTGGTGGCTGCGCTCAAGAAGTTCCCTGAGTTCAACACCAGCCTGGACGGCGACACGCTGGTCTACAAGCAGTACTTCAACATCGGCTTTGCGGCGGACACGCCCAATGGCCTGGTGGTGCCGGTGCTCAAGGATGCCGATAAGAAGGGCATCATCCAGATCAGCCAGGAAATGGGCGATCTGGCCAAGAAGGCCCGCGACGGCAAGCTCGGCGCGGCCGATATGCAGGGCGGCTGCTTCTCGATCTCGTCGCTGGGCGGTATCGGCGGCACGCACTTCACCCCCATCATCAACGCGCCCGAAGTGGCCATCCTCGGCCTCTCGAAGGGTCAGATGAAGCCGGTGTGGGACGGCAAGCAGTTCGTGCCGCGCCTGGTGCTGCCACTGTCGCTGTCGTACGACCACCGCGTGATCGACGGCGCCAGCGCCGCACGCTTCAACGCGTACCTGGGCCAGGTGCTGGCGGACTACCGCCGCATCCTGCTGTAA
- the aceE gene encoding pyruvate dehydrogenase (acetyl-transferring), homodimeric type → MSEQTDPQARKSASTPLDTDQQETREWMDALTAVIDKEGAERAHFLIEQLLEHARQSSIDTPFSANTGYVNTLEASQEARCPGNLEIEARLRAYMRWNAMAMVVKANRHHPPEGGDLGGHIGSFASLANMFGAGFNHFWHAESENHGGDLLYIQGHVSPGIYARAYLEGRLSEEQLLNFRQEVDGKGLSSYPHPKLMPEFWQFPTVSMGLGPLMAIYQARFLKYLHARGIANTENRKVWVFCGDGEMDEVESLGAIGLAARENLDNLIFVINCNLQRLDGPVRGNGKIIQELEGEFRGSGWNVIKLLWGKGWDDLLARDKDGALRKIMMECNDGDYQSFKANDGAYVRKNFFGRDPRTLKMVEHMSDDEIWNLRRGGHDAQKVYAAFSAANEHKGQPTVLLVKTVKGFGMGKIGEGKNTVHQTKKLGDEDIKAFRDRFNIPIPDSQIADLPFYKPADDTPEMKYLHERRKALGGYLPKRRVKADESFTVPSLDTFKAILDATPEGREISTTQAYVRFLTQLLRDQALGPRVVPILVDEARTFGMEGLFRQIGIYNPHGQQYTPVDKDQVMYYKEDKAGQILQEGINEAGGMSSWIAAATSYSTNNRIMVPFYVYYSMFGFQRIGDLAWAAGDMQARGFLLGGTSGRTTLNGEGLQHEDGHSHILANTIPNCISYDPTFAHEVAVIMHDGLKRMVERQENVFYYLTLLNENYPMPGLQPGTEEQIIKGMYLCKQAPALAKEAPTVQLLGSGTILRESFFAQELLEKDWGVAASVWSCPSFNELTRDGQEAERWNLLHPTDAPRVSFVEEQLGKTTGPVVASTDYMKAYAEQIRPFVPKGRTYKVLGTDGFGRSDFRSKLREHFEINRHYIVVAALKGLAEDGVLPASKVAEAIQKYGINTDKINPLHA, encoded by the coding sequence ATGTCCGAACAGACCGACCCCCAGGCCAGAAAATCCGCCTCGACCCCCCTCGACACCGACCAGCAGGAAACCCGTGAGTGGATGGATGCACTGACGGCGGTCATCGACAAGGAAGGTGCGGAACGTGCCCATTTCCTGATCGAGCAGCTGTTGGAACATGCCCGCCAGAGCAGCATCGACACGCCGTTCTCCGCCAACACCGGCTACGTGAACACGCTGGAAGCCAGCCAGGAAGCACGCTGCCCCGGCAACCTCGAAATCGAAGCGCGCCTGCGCGCCTACATGCGCTGGAACGCCATGGCGATGGTGGTCAAGGCCAATCGCCACCACCCACCTGAAGGCGGCGACCTGGGCGGCCACATCGGCTCGTTCGCCTCGCTGGCCAACATGTTCGGCGCAGGCTTCAACCACTTCTGGCACGCCGAGAGCGAGAACCACGGCGGCGACCTGCTGTACATCCAGGGCCATGTGTCGCCCGGCATCTACGCCCGCGCGTACCTCGAAGGCCGCCTCTCCGAAGAGCAACTGCTGAACTTCCGCCAGGAAGTGGATGGCAAGGGCCTGTCGAGCTACCCGCATCCCAAGCTGATGCCCGAGTTCTGGCAGTTCCCCACGGTGTCGATGGGCCTGGGCCCGTTGATGGCCATTTATCAAGCTCGTTTTCTCAAGTACCTGCACGCCCGTGGCATCGCCAACACCGAGAACCGCAAGGTCTGGGTGTTCTGCGGCGACGGCGAGATGGACGAAGTCGAATCGCTGGGCGCCATCGGCCTGGCCGCGCGTGAGAACCTGGACAACCTGATCTTCGTCATCAACTGCAATCTGCAGCGCCTGGACGGCCCGGTGCGCGGCAACGGCAAGATCATCCAGGAGCTGGAAGGCGAATTCCGCGGCTCTGGCTGGAACGTCATCAAGCTGCTGTGGGGCAAGGGCTGGGACGACCTGCTGGCGCGCGACAAGGACGGCGCTCTGCGCAAGATCATGATGGAGTGCAACGACGGGGACTACCAGTCGTTCAAGGCCAACGATGGCGCCTACGTGCGCAAGAACTTCTTCGGCCGCGATCCGCGCACGCTGAAGATGGTCGAGCACATGAGCGACGACGAGATCTGGAACCTGCGCCGTGGTGGCCACGATGCGCAGAAGGTCTACGCCGCGTTCTCCGCCGCCAACGAGCACAAGGGCCAGCCCACCGTGCTGCTGGTGAAGACCGTCAAGGGCTTCGGCATGGGCAAGATCGGTGAAGGCAAGAACACCGTCCACCAGACCAAGAAGCTCGGCGACGAAGACATCAAGGCCTTCCGCGACCGCTTCAACATTCCGATCCCGGACAGTCAGATCGCCGACCTGCCTTTCTACAAGCCGGCCGACGACACGCCCGAGATGAAGTACCTGCACGAGCGCCGCAAGGCCCTCGGCGGTTACCTGCCCAAGCGCCGCGTGAAGGCCGACGAGAGCTTCACCGTGCCGTCGCTGGACACGTTCAAGGCCATCCTGGACGCCACGCCCGAAGGCCGCGAGATCTCGACCACGCAAGCCTATGTCCGCTTCCTCACGCAGCTGCTGCGTGACCAGGCCCTGGGCCCGCGCGTGGTGCCCATCCTGGTGGATGAGGCGCGCACCTTCGGCATGGAAGGCCTGTTCCGCCAGATCGGCATCTACAACCCGCACGGTCAGCAGTACACCCCGGTCGACAAGGATCAGGTCATGTACTACAAGGAAGACAAGGCCGGCCAGATCTTGCAGGAAGGCATCAACGAAGCCGGCGGCATGAGCAGCTGGATCGCCGCCGCCACGTCGTACAGCACGAACAACCGCATCATGGTGCCGTTCTACGTGTACTACTCGATGTTCGGCTTCCAGCGCATCGGCGACCTGGCTTGGGCGGCTGGCGACATGCAGGCCCGCGGCTTCCTGCTGGGCGGCACCTCGGGCCGGACCACGCTGAACGGCGAAGGCCTGCAGCACGAGGACGGCCACAGCCACATCCTGGCCAACACCATCCCCAACTGCATCAGCTACGACCCGACCTTCGCGCACGAAGTCGCGGTCATCATGCATGACGGCCTCAAGCGCATGGTCGAGCGCCAGGAAAACGTCTTCTACTACCTGACGCTGCTCAACGAGAACTACCCCATGCCCGGCCTGCAGCCCGGCACGGAAGAGCAGATCATCAAGGGCATGTACCTGTGCAAGCAGGCGCCCGCGTTGGCCAAGGAAGCGCCCACGGTGCAACTGCTGGGCTCGGGCACCATCCTGCGCGAGTCGTTCTTCGCCCAGGAGCTGCTGGAGAAGGATTGGGGCGTGGCCGCTTCGGTGTGGAGCTGCCCGAGCTTCAACGAGCTGACCCGCGACGGCCAGGAAGCCGAGCGCTGGAACCTGCTGCACCCGACCGACGCACCCCGCGTGTCGTTCGTCGAGGAGCAATTGGGCAAGACCACCGGCCCGGTGGTCGCCTCCACCGACTACATGAAGGCCTACGCGGAGCAGATCCGTCCGTTCGTGCCCAAGGGCCGCACGTACAAGGTGCTGGGCACTGACGGCTTCGGCCGCAGCGACTTCCGCAGCAAGCTGCGTGAGCACTTCGAGATCAACCGCCACTACATCGTCGTGGCCGCGCTCAAGGGCCTGGCCGAAGACGGCGTGCTGCCGGCGTCGAAGGTGGCCGAGGCCATCCAGAAGTACGGCATCAACACCGACAAGATCAACCCGCTGCACGCTTAA
- the lpdA gene encoding dihydrolipoyl dehydrogenase — protein sequence MAVIDIKVPDIGDFAEVGVIEVLVKAGDTVKVEQSLITVESDKASMEIPSSHAGVVKEVKVKIGDKIAEGGVVLTLEAADAAAAPAPAAPEKAAASAAPAASSGAKASESAANQAPAAPKIEAASFGGSADIECDVVVLGGGPGGYSAAFRAADLGLKVVIVERYATLGGVCLNVGCIPSKALLHVAAVIDEVSHLKAAGIEFGAPQVNIDTLRGHKEKVIGKLTGGLAAMAKMRKVTTVRGVGQFVGANHLEVEETTGAKGQEKTGSKRVIAFKNAIIAAGSQAVHLPFMPKDPRVVDSTGALELKEVPKRMLILGGGIIGLEMGTVYSTLGARLDVVEMMDGLMQGADRDLVKIWQKMNAPRFDNIMLKTKTVGAEATPEGIKVRFAAAEEGGTAPAPQTYDLVLQAVGRTPNGKKIAAEKAGVAVTDRGFINVDIQMRTNVPHIFAIGDIVGQPMLAHKAVHEAHVAAEVIAGELQGNKELASAAFNARVIPSVAYTDPEVAWVGLTEDQAKAQGIKVKKGLFPWTASGRAIANGRDEGVTKLLFDDSPEAHGHGKILGGGIVGTHAGDMIGEIALAIEMGADAVDIGKTIHPHPTLGESIGMAAEIAHGSCTDVPPQKK from the coding sequence ATGGCAGTAATTGACATCAAGGTTCCGGACATCGGCGACTTCGCCGAAGTGGGCGTGATCGAAGTGCTGGTGAAGGCGGGCGACACCGTGAAGGTGGAGCAGAGCCTGATCACCGTCGAGTCCGACAAGGCATCGATGGAGATTCCCTCCAGCCACGCCGGTGTGGTCAAAGAGGTGAAGGTGAAGATCGGCGACAAGATCGCCGAAGGCGGCGTGGTGCTGACGCTGGAAGCGGCCGATGCCGCCGCAGCGCCTGCACCGGCTGCTCCTGAAAAGGCAGCGGCCAGCGCTGCTCCTGCGGCTTCTTCAGGTGCAAAAGCATCTGAAAGTGCCGCCAATCAAGCGCCAGCAGCTCCCAAAATCGAAGCGGCCAGCTTTGGTGGCAGCGCCGACATCGAGTGCGACGTGGTCGTGCTCGGCGGCGGCCCCGGCGGCTATTCGGCTGCGTTCCGCGCGGCCGATCTGGGCCTGAAGGTCGTCATCGTCGAGCGCTATGCCACGCTGGGTGGCGTCTGCCTGAACGTGGGCTGCATCCCCTCGAAGGCGCTGCTGCACGTGGCTGCCGTGATCGACGAAGTGAGCCACCTGAAGGCCGCCGGTATCGAGTTCGGCGCGCCGCAGGTCAACATCGACACGCTGCGTGGCCACAAGGAAAAGGTCATCGGCAAGCTGACCGGCGGCCTGGCCGCCATGGCCAAGATGCGCAAGGTGACCACCGTGCGCGGCGTGGGCCAGTTCGTGGGTGCGAACCACCTCGAAGTGGAGGAAACCACCGGTGCCAAGGGCCAGGAGAAGACGGGCTCTAAGCGCGTCATCGCCTTCAAGAACGCCATCATCGCCGCCGGCTCGCAGGCCGTGCACCTGCCGTTCATGCCCAAGGACCCGCGCGTGGTCGACTCGACTGGCGCGCTGGAGCTGAAGGAAGTCCCCAAGCGCATGCTGATCCTGGGCGGCGGCATCATCGGCCTGGAAATGGGCACGGTGTACTCCACGCTGGGCGCGCGCCTCGATGTGGTCGAGATGATGGACGGCCTGATGCAGGGCGCCGACCGCGACCTCGTCAAGATCTGGCAGAAGATGAACGCGCCGCGCTTCGACAACATCATGTTGAAGACCAAGACGGTGGGCGCCGAAGCCACGCCCGAAGGCATCAAGGTGAGGTTCGCCGCGGCGGAAGAGGGCGGCACCGCCCCCGCACCGCAGACGTACGACCTGGTGCTGCAGGCCGTGGGCCGCACGCCCAATGGCAAGAAGATCGCCGCCGAGAAGGCCGGCGTGGCCGTCACGGACCGCGGCTTCATCAACGTCGACATCCAGATGCGCACCAACGTGCCGCACATCTTCGCCATCGGCGACATCGTGGGCCAGCCCATGCTGGCGCACAAAGCGGTCCATGAGGCGCACGTGGCGGCAGAGGTGATCGCTGGTGAATTGCAGGGCAACAAGGAGCTGGCCTCGGCCGCCTTCAACGCCCGCGTGATCCCGAGCGTGGCCTACACCGACCCCGAAGTGGCGTGGGTGGGCCTGACGGAAGACCAGGCCAAGGCGCAAGGCATCAAGGTCAAGAAGGGCCTGTTCCCGTGGACTGCCTCCGGCCGCGCCATCGCCAACGGCCGCGACGAGGGCGTGACCAAGCTGCTGTTCGACGATTCGCCCGAGGCCCACGGCCACGGCAAGATCCTGGGCGGCGGCATCGTCGGCACGCACGCCGGCGACATGATCGGCGAGATCGCCCTGGCGATCGAAATGGGCGCCGACGCCGTGGACATCGGCAAGACGATCCACCCGCACCCCACGCTGGGCGAAAGCATCGGCATGGCCGCGGAAATCGCCCACGGCTCCTGCACGGACGTTCCGCCGCAGAAGAAGTAA